GCCGCGATCGAACTGTCACCGCCGGCCGCTACCGCCATCCTGGCGCAGCTCGGCGATTTGCTGCACCACGACTCGCACCTCAGCGTCACGCCGACGCACGCGCACGTGCTCGACGCGGACAGCCGATTACAGAAAATGATTCGCGTCGTTATCCGGTGTTTGCGCCAGATCGTTGCGAGGCTGCTGGCCAAACACGAGCGCGTCCACATCGTGATGGCGGACGCCAACCACGACCCCGCCGGCGGCGCGTGGCTGCGCGAGATGTTCGCGGCGTTCTTCGAGGATGAGCCGCGCGTGACGGTCGACAGTAGCGCCAGTACCTACTACTGCTACGAGCACGGCGAAACGTCGCTGTTCTATCACCACGGCCACAAGCGCAAAATCGCCGACGTGGATTCGGTGTTCGCCGGTCAGTTCCGCGACGTGTTCGGCCGCACGAAGCACAGCTACGCCCACATAGGGCATCTGCACTCCGACGAACTCAAGTCCACCAACCTCATGAAGGTGGAGCGGCACGAGACGTTGTCCGCGCCGGATGCCTACGCGGCGAACGGTGGGTGGCTCGCCGGCCGCTCAGCCAAGGTCATCACCTACCACAAGAAGTTTGGTGAGGTGTCGCGCGTCGTCATCTCGCCGCAGATGCTGGCGGTGGCGGCATGAAACAGGCGCGCACACGATCGGCGCGGGTCCC
This genomic stretch from Luteitalea sp. harbors:
- a CDS encoding oxidoreductase gives rise to the protein MPTPPLSDEVLQEAVDALHTHGRKYLAANALGIDRRTFHSRLAVAARRGLLLDEPPAMPGFEITKVTTAPDGSQHVTQKQEHGERYEPPPTHVLGKITAHVDAEGRIVQSWPRYMPDAEQQEAAMRAVVAALKEEVPRAEPVAAPLRPGDTELLNQFTVTDLHFGMLAWPEENARKEAWDLKEAERTLLNWFTAAIELSPPAATAILAQLGDLLHHDSHLSVTPTHAHVLDADSRLQKMIRVVIRCLRQIVARLLAKHERVHIVMADANHDPAGGAWLREMFAAFFEDEPRVTVDSSASTYYCYEHGETSLFYHHGHKRKIADVDSVFAGQFRDVFGRTKHSYAHIGHLHSDELKSTNLMKVERHETLSAPDAYAANGGWLAGRSAKVITYHKKFGEVSRVVISPQMLAVAA